The DNA sequence AGAGGGTCGGATAGCGACGTCGACCCGTCAACTGATTTGCGAGACATCGGCGAATGAAAATGCGCAACAGTTTCATCACAATGTTTTGCGCGGCCATCTGGGTAGCCGTGACCTCAAGCGTGAGCCTCGCGAACACCGAACGCACAGCAGGGTTAGATTCTTTCATCCAGCAGCAACTAAGTGCGCATGAAGTCGCAGGTGCAAGTATTGCTGTGGTTCAAGAGGGCGCAGTCACTCACGAGGCGGCGTTTGGTACTGCATCCGCCGACACCACCACCCCTGTCGCCAAAGACACGGTGTTTCAAGCCGCGTCCATATCAAAAGCGGTGACGGCCTGGGGTGTGATGCGCCTGGTACAAGAAGGCAGGCTGGAGCTGGACGCTCCCATTTCCAAATACCTCACCCGCTGGAACCTCCCCATATCTCAATTCGATGAAAACGAAGTAACAATCCAGCGCGTTCTTTCTCACACCGCCGGACTCTCTCTGCCGTCCTATGTTGGTTTTGATCCAGGAAAACCCCTCCCCACCTTCGAAGCCTCACTTTCAGGCGGTACTGCAGGGTCGGGCTCACTCGAACTTGTCGCAAAACCAAATGAGCAATGGGCCTATTCAGGCGGCGGGTATACCCTGCTTGGTCTCATCATCGAGGAAGTCACCGGCCAGACTTTCGCTGACTATATGGTTGAGAAAATCCTTCTGCCTCTTGGCATGACAAGTTCCAGTTACTTCCCAACCGACGCTTTGTTGTCTCGCACGGCGCAAGCTCACGATTTTCATCTGAACACCATTCCCAACTATCGCCTCGCCGCTCAAGGAGCTGGGTCTCTACACACAACCGCTGGTGATCTGGCGCGCTTTGCCGTTGCTAACATGAACGATAACCCAGTGCTTAACCGCGAAACGCTGCGAGAGATGCACGCCCCCATAATCGATACAGGATTTGGCAGCGAAATGAGTCTCGGCTTTTTCGTTGAAGGAAACGGTCAGCTCATTGGCCACAGTGGCAGCAACCGCGGATGGAAGACGCGCATCCAGTTCTGGCCTGCATCCAATGTTGGGTTGGTCGTCCTCACAAATTCTGAAAGCGGCGAAGCGCTCGTAAGCGGTACGTTTTGCTATTGGAATGATGTATTTGAAATCGGGTTACTTACAGAAACTTGCGCCACTCAAAAAGAACAACAAGGCCGGCTTGAGACGGTTGGCTGGTTGACCACCATTTTGATCACGAGCATAGCGCTCGCCCTCGCATTGCGTTTGCTGTCGAACGTCCTTCTCAAGAAGCGGAGGCTTGCGCGCCCCACCGCGACTGAATGGCGGAGCTGGGCGATCGGACTGCTCTTGCTACTTGCCATCGGCCACAGCCTATTCCTCTACACAGGTCTTGGTGTCTGGGCAGTCGCAGGAATTCCATGGGGCTTTAGTATTACGGACCATGCGCCCGCCCCCATTCAATACGCGTTCCACGCCTTACTGGGGCTATATACACTTTCTGCAGTGTCTCTTTTGATGCGGCGTGCAAACAATCAATAGAGCACGACTGAGCGGATAGACTCGCCAGCATGCATCAGATCAAAGCCCTTATTGATGTCCTCCAGCGGCATAGTGTGGGTAATGAGATCGTCGATATTGATCTTGCCATCCATGTACCAATCCACGATTGACGGCACATCGGTCCGGCCCCGTGCTCCCCCAAACGCAGTACCGCGCCAACTTCGGCCCGTCACCAGCTGGAACGGACGCGTAGAGATTTCCTGCCCAGCGCCAGCCACGCCAATGATGATGCTTTCGCCCCATCCTTTATGGGCACACTCAAGCGCCTGACGCATGGTGTTCACATTGCCGATACACTCGAACGAATAGTCAGCACCACCGCCGGTGAGTTCTACAAGGTGACCAACAATGTCACCTTTAATCTCTTTCGGATTGACGAAGTCGGTCATTCCAAACTGCTCACCAAGTGCCTTACGGTCATTATTGAGATCAACACCGACAATCTGCTTGGCACCCACCATGCGGGCACCCTGGATCACATTGAGCCCGATGCCACCCAGCCCGAACACAACCACCGTTGAGCCAGGCTCCACCTTGGCGGTATTGACCACAGCGCCAATGCCCGTGGTCACGCCGCAACCGATGTAACAGACCTTGTCGAACGGCGCGTCTTTGCGGATCTTCGCCAGTGCGATCTCCGGCACGACGGAATAGTTCGCGAATGTCGAGCAGCCCATATAGTGCAGCACTGGCTTGCCCTTATAGGAAAAGCGGCTGGACCCATCGGGCATCAAGCCCTGGCCTTGCGTCTCCCGGATCGACTGACAGAGGTTGGTCTTCGGATTGAGGCAATAATCGCATTCCCGGCATTCGGGCGTGTAGAGCGGGATCACATGATCGCCAACGCTGAGCGAGGTAACGCCCTCGCCCACTTCAACTACGACACCCGCGCCCTCATGCCCCAGGATCGCAGGGAAGAGCCCTTCGGGGTCATCACCAGACATTGTGAACGCATCTGTGTGACAAAGACCGGTCGCCTTCATCTCAACGAGCACTTCGCCCGCGCGTGGGCCTTCCAGCTGAACTGTCTCAATTTCCAGAGGCTTGCCCGCCTCAAATGCCACTGCCGCTCTAACGTCCATTTCACACTCCCCTGTCGCAACCGCTTTCCCGGTTAGCGTTGTACTTCCAGATTAGACAAACCTGATGCAAGTCTTCATCGATAAATCAGCTCGACAGGTGTCCACGCCGCTTCTCGCCGGGCATTCCGCTCATCAAGAATCTCATCCGATGAATCGGTTGCCATAGTATCCGCAGTCTCAATATCCAGAAACAGATTAGCGTTGATCACCATACGCAGACCATGTTCTGTCGAGCAGACCGACCCGACCAACACCCCGCACCGCTTGCAAGACAAAAAATCAGCCGTTTTCATCCCAAACTGATAGCGAATAAACGCGTCAGGATTGTCCGCACGAACCTCGACACATCCATTCGGGTCAGAAAGATACCGCGCACCCTGCATCCGGCAGTGATCGCATTGACATGCCCGCGGGCGCATAGAGGAAAGCGGCTCTGTTGATTCAAAACAGACCGAGACCGCACCGCAATGGCAGCTGCATTCGTGCGAGTGCATTAAGTCAGCGCAGCGTCGAGCTTCTTCAGCCAGCTCTCAATGCGTTTTCTATTCACACCAAGATCTGAGTGCCCAACCTTTGAGCGGCTATAGATGGCAAATGTCGAGCTCCCGTCACCTAAGTCCATCGCCTCAAATGTAATGGTATCTGGAAAGCGCATCAGGGCCGAACGTTGCACGAACTCCCGCTGACCATCATCCGCCTGTTTTCTCGTGACCCGTGGTTCCGCCAGCGCCACATCCGCAAATGTATCTTCCAGCTTCTGCGCATCGACCGAATAGGTCTTGGGTGCCGCGTGAGGTGTCGCGTTCTGGCAGTGCCCCTCCGGCGCGATCAGAAACTGATTGGGTTTACGGGTAAGTTTGAAGGTCTTGAAATCCATTGCGTCTCTCCTTTGAAACAGAGGCTACACCCGTTCCAGCACAAGAAGCGAATACTCGTCACTGTCACGTTCATTGCGCGGCTGGCGGACATTGCGCACTTCGCGCCACTCTGAGCGATCAAAATCTGGGAACTTCGTGTCCCCCTCCGGTGAGGCATGCACTTCTGTCAGATAGATCCGCGTTGCCTTCGTCAGCGTTGCTGCATAAATCTCCGCACCGCCCAGGATCATGAGCTCATCAACACCGAGTTCCCCACAAAGCACCTCGGCACGCCCAAGCGCGGCATCGACACTGGTGAACACTTCCGCGCCCGGCGCATCATAGTCAGGATCACGGGTCACCACGAGATTGGGACGTCCCGGTAGTGGCCGCCTTGGAAAACTCTCCCAGGTCTTGCGGCCCATGATGATGGGCTTGCCCATCGTCATGCGCTTCAAATATTGCAGATCGCCAGACAAGCGCCAGGGCATGGCATTGTCTTTGCCAATCACGCTGTTTTCAGCGATCGCCACAAAAAGACAGATATGCATGTCGACCCGGTACCTATTCCTGGAGAAACCAACTCTCGCTACCTATCACGGCGCCTGGATAGGCTCAAAATTTTTCGGCTGTGTTTGTTGTCGCAAGCAAACCCGGTTGCGAAATCGCCCGGTCACTTTCGCAATAGCTCTTGCCTCGAACCACAATTGATCATCTGGACAGAACATTCTGCAATGGGCGCAACGCTTCACTACGAAGGAGAACACCATGACCGTTTACGTCCTCGCACAATTCAAGATCCACAATCGCGACCAATATGAAAAATACGCCGCGGCCTTCCTGCCTCACTTCGCAGAGCACAAAGGCACAGCCCTCGTTTCGGACGAGAATGTCTCTGTAAAGGAAGGTACCTGGGACAATACAAAAGCCGTGCTTCTCTCTTTCCCAGATGAAGCGGCCTTCGAAGACTGGGCGCTGTCAGATGAATACCAGGAGATCGCGAAAGACCGACAGGCAGCGACGGAAGGCTCGGTCGTCCTTCTACATGGTCTTCAATAGATCAAACAGCCACCGGCGCTGAGATGTGCGGATGCGGGTCGTAGCCCACCAATTCGAAATCATCGAAAGTGAAATCGAAAAGGCTTTTCACATCCGGATTGATTTTCATCTGCGGCAGCGCCCGCGGCTCGCGCGAGAGCTGCAGGTCTGTCTGTTCCAGGTGGTTGGAATAGAGATGCGCATCGCCGAACGTGTGGATGAACTCACCCGCTTCGAGCCCCGTC is a window from the Rhodobiaceae bacterium genome containing:
- a CDS encoding hypothetical protein (protein of unknown function (DUF1499)), encoding MDFKTFKLTRKPNQFLIAPEGHCQNATPHAAPKTYSVDAQKLEDTFADVALAEPRVTRKQADDGQREFVQRSALMRFPDTITFEAMDLGDGSSTFAIYSRSKVGHSDLGVNRKRIESWLKKLDAALT
- a CDS encoding hypothetical protein (domain of unknown function (DUF1330)), which translates into the protein MTVYVLAQFKIHNRDQYEKYAAAFLPHFAEHKGTALVSDENVSVKEGTWDNTKAVLLSFPDEAAFEDWALSDEYQEIAKDRQAATEGSVVLLHGLQ
- the flhA gene encoding S-(hydroxymethyl)glutathione dehydrogenase, which encodes MDVRAAVAFEAGKPLEIETVQLEGPRAGEVLVEMKATGLCHTDAFTMSGDDPEGLFPAILGHEGAGVVVEVGEGVTSLSVGDHVIPLYTPECRECDYCLNPKTNLCQSIRETQGQGLMPDGSSRFSYKGKPVLHYMGCSTFANYSVVPEIALAKIRKDAPFDKVCYIGCGVTTGIGAVVNTAKVEPGSTVVVFGLGGIGLNVIQGARMVGAKQIVGVDLNNDRKALGEQFGMTDFVNPKEIKGDIVGHLVELTGGGADYSFECIGNVNTMRQALECAHKGWGESIIIGVAGAGQEISTRPFQLVTGRSWRGTAFGGARGRTDVPSIVDWYMDGKINIDDLITHTMPLEDINKGFDLMHAGESIRSVVLY
- the folA gene encoding dihydrofolate reductase: MHICLFVAIAENSVIGKDNAMPWRLSGDLQYLKRMTMGKPIIMGRKTWESFPRRPLPGRPNLVVTRDPDYDAPGAEVFTSVDAALGRAEVLCGELGVDELMILGGAEIYAATLTKATRIYLTEVHASPEGDTKFPDFDRSEWREVRNVRQPRNERDSDEYSLLVLERV
- the pbpE gene encoding penicillin-binding protein 4*, whose protein sequence is MKMRNSFITMFCAAIWVAVTSSVSLANTERTAGLDSFIQQQLSAHEVAGASIAVVQEGAVTHEAAFGTASADTTTPVAKDTVFQAASISKAVTAWGVMRLVQEGRLELDAPISKYLTRWNLPISQFDENEVTIQRVLSHTAGLSLPSYVGFDPGKPLPTFEASLSGGTAGSGSLELVAKPNEQWAYSGGGYTLLGLIIEEVTGQTFADYMVEKILLPLGMTSSSYFPTDALLSRTAQAHDFHLNTIPNYRLAAQGAGSLHTTAGDLARFAVANMNDNPVLNRETLREMHAPIIDTGFGSEMSLGFFVEGNGQLIGHSGSNRGWKTRIQFWPASNVGLVVLTNSESGEALVSGTFCYWNDVFEIGLLTETCATQKEQQGRLETVGWLTTILITSIALALALRLLSNVLLKKRRLARPTATEWRSWAIGLLLLLAIGHSLFLYTGLGVWAVAGIPWGFSITDHAPAPIQYAFHALLGLYTLSAVSLLMRRANNQ